TTTTATTCGCCTTACGGCGAGTTTTATTGCTTCGCAGTGATGATATTGCCTCCGGCAGTTTATGGCGAATAAAATAACACTGAAATCGCAAGATTTCAATATCACTTCCCGAATGGGAAATATCACTCTGTGCGAAAGGCACAGAATATCACGATATAAAAAAATACTACCCGGAAAAGAGCTTTGTTTTCTCTTCTTCGGGTAGTTTTGTCGTATACTGTTGCAAGCAGGAAATTTGTGTGCCAAATTTCGTTTATATTAAAGATAACTGTCCTTAGCAACCCTGCTCTTTGTCCGTGATTTTTTTAGCAGTGGCGGATGAGGGCATCCGCCCGTTATTTTTCGGGTCGGTGGAGGCAAAGACCCCTGCAATTTGTAATTATACAAAAAATCTGTTTATTGAGACCGCCCTTTTTATTCGTCTGCCTCCAGAACCTCCCAGTCAGACGGAGGGTTTCCGAGGTCGGGAATATCTATGGGTGCGCCGCCGTTTAAAGCTGACCTGTGGGCTAGAAGCCCGGGAATGTTGAAGCGCGCCACCTGCCATATGTTGGTGGGGGACAGCTTTCCGCTGTCGTAGGCACGGCAGAAATCGTCAACCAAAAACTGATGTGTGCCGTTGTGACCGTTTTTCATGCCGTCAAATTCCGCAGGCATTTTGCGTTTAAGCTGAATCGGTGAGGACAGCGTAAATCCCGCCGTATCGGCAAGCTGCTGGATTGCGGTTTTGTAGTCGGAATTTATAAGTTCATATATTTCCCCAGGCTGAAGCTCCTCGGTCACATCCTTCATTTCAGCACAGCCCGGTCGGTCGGGATCCCACACACTCAGACTGTGACGCGCCACGGAAAATTCGTAGCATCCGTCGGTGCCGTAAAACTGGGAAATGTAGGTCTCGGGCGACTTCCAGCCTACACAGCGGTTTTCGCTGATGCGGGCGATACCGCCGTTTGAAAGCTCCAGAAGCATGGCGGTGTTAGAAAAGGGATTATCGTAAAGATTCTGACCCTTTGTGCCGTAAATATCGGTGCGGGGGCTTTCTTTATACCCCATTGCCACAACCCTTTTCGCATAAACACCCGGCATTGAGCCCAGAATCATGGCTGTGGAATGGGTGGGGTAGAACATCGGCGGAATACCTGCGTATTTCTTCCATTCATCGCCTGCGGAGCTTTTGAAGCTTTCCTCCATGTTGCGTATGTCATGGTTGTATTGCGCTTCGCCGTAGGTGAATTTACCGAAGGTGCCCGATTTGAATTCCCGACGGCAGAATATTGTGGGCGCACGGTAAAACCCCGTCTCGCCCATGGAGTAGGTAAGGCGCGTTTTGCGCACAAGACTTTCGATTTCCATTATGTCCTCAACATCGATGGCACAGGGCACAGCACTGTAAACATGCTTTCCCGCCTTGAGTGCCTCGATTACCATGGGGCCGTGCTTGAAGCGCTGGGTGAAAATTGCAATGCAGTTTATGTTGTCACTTGCCACCGCCTTTTCAAAGCTGTCGATGATTTCAACGCCGAACATTGAGGCGTAATTCTCGGCGCGCTCTCTTATCAGGTCACACACATATACCTTTTCAACCGAAGGGTGTGCCTTGAAAAGCGGAACGAAGTTTATGCAGAAGCGTCCGCAGCCGATTATGGCTATTTTTATTTTTTCTTTCATGTTATTTTCCTCCCTCGGGCTTTTTTCCGAATTCCCATTCTTTTTCGCGTTTGCCTGTTTCAAACTGGGTCAGCGACAGCTTCCAGTCTGGTTTTTCGCGGAATTTGTACTTGAATTTTTTGTTCAGCACACCTTTTTCCTCAAGATGTATGTAGCAGGCGCGGTCACATGCTCTTCCGCAGATGCAGGTGCGGTAAAAATGCTTTGCGGGAGGATAAAAGTAGGTTGCATCCATTATTCTTTTCGCCTTTTCGGTGTCTATCTTTGCAATGCCCTTTATAATGTCCGTTCTGTCCTCAAAATCGGGATAGGCATCGGGCGGCATAAAGGGATTTTTTTCACCGCTTGCACCGTTGTAGTAAACCGCACAGCGCCACTCGTCCACTTTGCCGTTGTCCGCTATGGCATTGCCTGCACAGGCTTTGATGCACTCGCCGCAACCGTCGCACAGACCATCAACACAAAGAGGGGTTTCTTCAATTTCGGCATCCGTCAGAATGAAGCAGTAACGTATAAACGGCCCGTAGTCCCTGTTTAAAACCGTGCCTCTTATGCTCATCTCGCCAAGTCCGCATTTGACGGCACAATCTTCAAAATCAAGCTGATTTTCCGCCGTTATTCCGCGATATATGTCGGTGTAGTCCATTTCTGGATTTGTGCCGTCGTAACGGTTCATAATAAGCTGATTTTTGCGCTGGGGGATAGCTTCAAACCCCTCGTCCTCTATTAGATTTGACACATTGATAAGAGCCAGAGGCATGACGGTTTCTTCGAGGTTTTCGACCCCCATTGTGGTGTACTGGTAGTAGGTGCTGCCCTCCTCCACACCGCGGTAAATTCCGCGCAAAACACGAAATCCCAGACCAATTACCGTTTTTACCTGCGGAAAAATCCTGAAAATCGCATCATTTTCGTCAAAACGCTTTGCGCAAGCAAACCCTATAATGTCCGCATCAAAACGCTTTGCACACTGTATTATGCTTTCTCTCACAGCTTTCCCTCCTCCTTAAGATGCTCATAGCACACCGTTTCACAGCTTTTCCCGCACAGACAGGGCACATAGCCGAAGTGGGTGTTGGGCAGAAATCTGAGCTTGGGATAAATATCGTTGGCACTCCCGCTGTCAAAGCGCTTTTCACCGTTTATTATAGCTTCTTTTTCGGGATTGTCTGCCAGAAAATCCTCTGCCATAAAGGGGTTTGATTTGTGTGCACCGCGGTAATATACACTGCACTGCCAGCTGTCAACACCATTTTCGCCGATGGCGTTTCCCGGGCAGGCTGTTTTGCATTTTCCGCAACCGTCGCACAGGCTTTTCCCGAAGGGCTTGTCGTATTCCAGCGGCATATCCGTAATAATGTACACAAACCGCATAAAGGTTCCGTATTTCGGGACTATCACCTTGCCGTGAAGCCCTGCCTTGCCCAGTCCGCACACCTCGGCAGCTTTGTTATAGTCAATTATAACATCAGGCGCGGGCTTACCGGGTGCTACGGGCGAGGAAAACTGTAACTCGTATATGCGCGCAACCTCGGGATTTGTGGATTTGTCGCCCTTAACGCGAAAACCGGGTATACTGCGTTGCAAACAGGCATCATAGCCCTCGTTTTCGATGACAGCGCCCATTTTTAAGAGAAAAATTTCCGCAAAGGTCTCGTCTATGTACTTTACACCAAGGTTTGTGTAGTTGTAAAACTGGCTTTTATGCTTCATGGCATTAAAAAGCCCGCGCGGAATTTTTATTCCGAAGCCTATAATACATTTGGCATTCGGAAGTATCTGAAAGGGGTCGTGACGCAGGTCGGGATTTTTCATCAGAGAAATATCACCTATACCGCACACCGCCGCGCCCAGCTCCTTTGCCTTTTGCTTTATAAATTCAGCAGTCATTTTTTCACTCCTATCTGTCCATTTTCCAGGGCTTTGAGGTTCTCAGCGGTTGCTTGAAGCGGTCTGCCATGCATCCGCCCTTCTTTTCCAGCATACTCACACAGCCTCGTATGCATCCGCCGCATTTAGCCATGTTGTAGCCTACCCAGCTTGGGAAATACTTTTCAAGTGTGCCGTAAACCTTCATTATTTCTTTTTCGTCGGCAACGTCGGTGGCACCCTCCAGTAAATCCAACATACCGTTTTCGTTTTTGTCAAATACCTCTTTGGGCACAAAGGGGTTGTAATATCTTCCGCCGTGGGTGTAAAAAGCGTAACAGCGCCACATGTCGATGTCGCCCCATTCGCATTTTTTGCCCGCAAGGTTCACTGTTACGGTTTTACCCGATTTTATGTCGGGAATACATCCCCCCGGGCACTCGCGCACACACGCTCCGCATTTACGGCAAAGAGGCTCTCCGCTGTACATTTCGTCGTATTCCAGCTCTGCGTCGGTGAAGATGAACGCCACCCGCTGTAACGGACCGAATTCGGGAGTGAGAAGCATCTTGCTCCAGCCGATTTCACCCAGTCCGCATGCCACAGCCGCCAGCCTGAACTGAAACTGCAGGTCGGGCGGAACTTTTCCTTCGCCTGTCTCTCGGGTGAACTGAACACTTCTGTGATGTGCGGTTTTTCCTTTGGCGTGCTTGCTGACCTCTATTTGCTCCTCGGGCGAGAGGGTGTTTCCCGGACTTCCGTCCATGTCGGAAACGATTCCGCGCGCGCCGGTGTTGCGGTATACCACCGCTTCATAGCCCTCGTCCTCGATAACCTTTCCTACGTGGTACAACACTGCGGGAGCAAAAATTTCATTTATTCCGCCGTATGCCATGGAGGGGTACTGGTAAAACTGGGTGCCCTCCTCAATTCCGCGCTGAACTCCGCGGGGTATGCGGAATGCAAAGGCTATACAGCTTTTTGCCCTTGGGAACAGGTATCTCGGGTCCATTTCGGGCGGTGCACCCTCAAAACGCGACATAGGTCCGATTCCGCATTTGTCGGCACCTGCTTCCAGTGCCGCCTGCTTTATCATACTGCTTGTCAACATATCTTTTTCCTTTCTTTATTTCAATTCCGCAACGGCATTTTCAATGTCGTCATATATGAGTACGCTGTTTGAAATACGAC
The genomic region above belongs to Oscillospiraceae bacterium and contains:
- a CDS encoding Gfo/Idh/MocA family oxidoreductase translates to MKEKIKIAIIGCGRFCINFVPLFKAHPSVEKVYVCDLIRERAENYASMFGVEIIDSFEKAVASDNINCIAIFTQRFKHGPMVIEALKAGKHVYSAVPCAIDVEDIMEIESLVRKTRLTYSMGETGFYRAPTIFCRREFKSGTFGKFTYGEAQYNHDIRNMEESFKSSAGDEWKKYAGIPPMFYPTHSTAMILGSMPGVYAKRVVAMGYKESPRTDIYGTKGQNLYDNPFSNTAMLLELSNGGIARISENRCVGWKSPETYISQFYGTDGCYEFSVARHSLSVWDPDRPGCAEMKDVTEELQPGEIYELINSDYKTAIQQLADTAGFTLSSPIQLKRKMPAEFDGMKNGHNGTHQFLVDDFCRAYDSGKLSPTNIWQVARFNIPGLLAHRSALNGGAPIDIPDLGNPPSDWEVLEADE